The proteins below come from a single Parageobacillus thermoglucosidasius genomic window:
- the hypB gene encoding hydrogenase nickel incorporation protein HypB, which produces MKEMMLNPRVVEIRQNVLKKNDILARELRKQFQEAGVYVVNLVSSPGAGKTTLLTEILTRLRQRYSVAALVGDLATENDAKRLRQSGAKVRQITTGTVCHLEADMIKRSVEGWDLENIDFLFIENVGNLVCPASYDLGENQRVILFSVTEGEDKPVKYPTIVNSADMAVITKIDLAEAVGFQRDLFYEALNEIRPSIPVFEVSARTGEGIDEWISHLEAAKKAFEQAAGSL; this is translated from the coding sequence ATGAAAGAGATGATGTTAAATCCCCGGGTCGTTGAAATTCGGCAGAATGTCCTTAAGAAAAATGATATTCTTGCAAGAGAATTACGAAAGCAGTTTCAGGAGGCCGGTGTCTACGTCGTCAATTTGGTCTCAAGTCCGGGTGCTGGAAAAACGACCTTGCTTACCGAAATATTGACCCGTCTTCGCCAGCGGTATAGTGTGGCAGCCCTAGTCGGTGATTTAGCCACAGAAAATGACGCTAAACGTTTGCGCCAGAGCGGAGCAAAAGTGCGTCAAATTACTACTGGTACAGTTTGTCATCTTGAGGCGGATATGATTAAAAGATCTGTGGAAGGATGGGACTTAGAAAATATCGATTTTCTCTTTATCGAAAACGTTGGCAATCTTGTGTGTCCGGCAAGTTACGATTTAGGGGAAAATCAGCGTGTCATTCTCTTTTCTGTGACGGAAGGGGAAGACAAGCCAGTGAAATATCCTACTATCGTCAACAGTGCCGATATGGCGGTCATTACGAAAATCGACTTGGCCGAAGCAGTGGGGTTTCAACGAGATCTCTTCTATGAGGCGCTGAACGAGATAAGACCAAGCATTCCCGTTTTTGAAGTTTCGGCCCGCACTGGAGAAGGAATTGACGAGTGGATATCCCATTTGGAGGCCGCCAAAAAAGCGTTTGAACAAGCGGCTGGTTCCTTGTAA
- the hypA gene encoding hydrogenase maturation nickel metallochaperone HypA yields MHELSIAQNLAELAIEAAKHTGMKRVHALHLKLGVLSGVVKEALEFSFDVVIEGTLLEGAKLIIEDIPVKVFCPACQEAHVLSEPFPMRCPVCGTKTSQVLEGREMELFSLKGV; encoded by the coding sequence ATGCATGAACTGTCCATCGCGCAAAACTTGGCGGAATTAGCCATCGAGGCAGCAAAACATACAGGGATGAAACGGGTACATGCCCTTCATTTAAAACTTGGTGTCTTGTCGGGGGTAGTAAAGGAAGCGCTGGAATTTTCCTTCGATGTGGTTATCGAAGGGACGCTGCTGGAAGGGGCTAAGCTCATCATTGAGGATATTCCTGTTAAAGTCTTCTGCCCAGCTTGTCAAGAAGCCCATGTTTTATCTGAACCATTTCCTATGCGATGTCCTGTGTGTGGAACAAAAACAAGTCAAGTGCTCGAAGGGCGGGAGATGGAATTGTTTTCCTTGAAAGGGGTGTAA
- the hycI gene encoding hydrogenase maturation peptidase HycI, which produces MKRLVITVGNEMMGDDGAGPLLARLLERNRIPGWEVIDGGSVPENYFHRVRDMKPEVAVVVDACDMNLKAGSVRLISENDIADEWILSTHRLPLSFFISALKELVPEVYFIGIQPSIVAFGVPVSPEIRQAVEMVYQKLKAGKMDFPTLDD; this is translated from the coding sequence GTGAAGAGGTTAGTGATTACAGTAGGTAACGAGATGATGGGGGATGATGGAGCCGGGCCGCTTTTGGCCCGCCTTTTAGAAAGAAATCGCATACCCGGGTGGGAAGTAATCGATGGCGGTTCGGTTCCAGAAAATTATTTTCATCGCGTGCGTGATATGAAACCAGAAGTAGCCGTAGTGGTAGATGCCTGCGACATGAACTTGAAAGCCGGAAGCGTGCGTCTCATTTCTGAAAACGATATTGCTGATGAATGGATTTTGTCGACACATCGGTTACCTTTATCGTTCTTCATCTCAGCGTTGAAAGAACTGGTTCCAGAGGTCTACTTTATCGGGATCCAGCCTTCTATCGTCGCCTTTGGGGTTCCGGTCTCTCCTGAAATAAGGCAAGCAGTTGAGATGGTGTATCAAAAATTGAAAGCAGGGAAGATGGATTTTCCAACCTTGGATGATTAG